In Ruminococcaceae bacterium R-25, one genomic interval encodes:
- a CDS encoding ribosomal small subunit pseudouridine synthase A: MRLDRLLANSGLGTRSTVRDIISRGSVQVNGAVVTDSSFHVKDTDLITLDGQDINCQTKLYFLLDKPDGVLTAMEDKRLPCVADYIPPELKSKKLSPVGRLDYHTSGLLIITNDGELSHRLQSPKYEVPKIYLATFRGLAWTDEEIKTVASGFNIRDKGFSEQIAPADLKVIETSKDGTGRALLTLHEGKTHEVRRIFAHFNKEVTELRRIELAGVKIEEGLDSCGTFRPLTENELNLLFEATGLK, encoded by the coding sequence ATGAGACTGGATAGGTTACTTGCAAACAGCGGCTTAGGCACCAGATCTACAGTCCGCGACATCATCTCAAGAGGCAGCGTACAGGTTAACGGCGCTGTTGTTACCGACTCATCTTTCCATGTTAAAGATACGGATCTGATAACTTTGGACGGGCAGGACATCAACTGCCAGACAAAGCTCTATTTCCTTTTGGATAAACCTGACGGCGTCCTTACGGCTATGGAAGACAAGCGTCTTCCCTGCGTTGCGGACTATATTCCGCCGGAGCTTAAGTCCAAAAAGCTCTCACCCGTCGGCAGGCTCGACTACCACACTTCCGGCCTTCTCATTATCACCAACGACGGCGAGCTCTCACACCGCCTCCAGTCACCCAAATATGAGGTTCCGAAGATATACCTGGCAACTTTCAGAGGCCTTGCCTGGACAGATGAAGAGATCAAGACAGTCGCTTCAGGCTTTAATATCCGCGACAAGGGCTTTAGCGAGCAGATAGCTCCTGCTGACCTTAAGGTAATAGAGACTTCAAAAGACGGAACCGGCAGGGCGCTTTTGACCCTTCACGAAGGCAAGACACATGAGGTCAGGAGGATCTTTGCTCATTTTAATAAGGAAGTCACAGAGCTCCGAAGGATCGAGCTTGCCGGCGTAAAAATAGAAGAAGGTCTGGATTCCTGCGGAACCTTCAGACCTCTTACTGAAAACGAATTAAATCTGCTTTTCGAAGCTACCGGACTTAAGTAG
- a CDS encoding beta-glucosidase — MDFLAKTNDAVTELEYRHAKTVRELASECLVLLENDGALPIAEPGRIAVYGNGARHTVRGGGGSGEVNTRNNITICDGLINAGFDVASAGWLDRYDEIYDSSIRSYMDKVESIAKERGVPATSVYFEMAFEAPVMPQITEEDIAEAACDAAIFVISRDSTEGRDRKPEKGDYYLTDEEEYNLNYITDNFSKVIVLLNIGGVIDMTRLKHRPGVSAILLVGQVGNQTGDIVADAITGKTNPSGKLVDTWASHYEDYPFANDYSSLNGNTDDEFYKEGIYVGYRYFDSFGITPAYCFGFGRSYTTFSTEVLSVTQEGNDIKVWVKVMNTGNYPGKEVIQVYFSAPEGPVDRPYQELAGFAKSDLIYPGDSMNVEVSFPIDNFACFDDRYPARVIPDGDYIIRVGTSSRETNIEAVLNIPEFVVQEKYDRILEDDARYVFEDLKNPGTGKEVHQAIDYAQLLTCERRFTLNLFRVRRSIIRYRGVCETHMDERRDEVLTLGSVIGRNAGVAEFVAQFSLEELSELIVGNYIKDGFEDVVFSSAMHVPGAAAETTGRFEGKRRFPVLVMADGPAGLRLQPHFKATRNGDLLRGGEMFGLINNPFPEDTPEDAIDYYQYCTMIPTATALAETWNLDLIEKLGRLVGEEMEEFGVHLWLAPGMNIHRNPLCGRNFEYYSEDPLITGLCAAADTKGVQSVDGKGVTIKHFACNNQEDNRMFSNSHVSVRALRDIYLRGFEIAVKLSQPFCVMASYNLLNGIHTANNYELIQNVLRDEWDYEGAVMTDWFSSFEDVEFLGYDEKKLKYPPAFSRLCVYAGCDMQMPGCAKNAEDIVTAVNHGRLTLADVQSAAMNVVRLAIKCL; from the coding sequence ATGGATTTTCTCGCCAAGACTAACGATGCAGTTACCGAACTGGAATACAGACACGCGAAAACTGTAAGAGAACTCGCAAGTGAGTGTCTTGTTCTTCTTGAAAATGACGGGGCATTACCTATAGCAGAACCCGGAAGAATTGCCGTGTATGGCAATGGTGCGAGACACACCGTCAGAGGCGGCGGCGGATCCGGCGAAGTTAACACCAGAAATAATATCACCATCTGCGACGGCCTCATAAACGCAGGTTTTGACGTAGCATCCGCAGGCTGGCTCGACAGATATGATGAGATCTACGATTCTTCGATCCGATCCTATATGGACAAGGTCGAGTCTATCGCAAAGGAACGCGGAGTTCCTGCCACAAGCGTATATTTCGAGATGGCTTTTGAAGCGCCGGTCATGCCTCAGATAACCGAAGAGGACATTGCCGAAGCTGCTTGCGATGCAGCCATCTTTGTTATTTCAAGAGATTCCACGGAAGGAAGAGACAGAAAGCCTGAAAAGGGCGATTATTATCTGACTGACGAAGAAGAATATAACCTCAATTACATCACTGACAATTTCAGCAAGGTAATCGTTCTCCTTAACATCGGAGGCGTTATCGACATGACACGATTAAAGCACCGTCCCGGTGTCAGCGCTATTCTCCTCGTAGGCCAGGTAGGCAACCAGACAGGCGATATCGTTGCAGACGCGATTACAGGTAAGACAAATCCTTCAGGAAAGCTCGTAGATACATGGGCAAGCCACTATGAGGATTATCCTTTCGCTAATGATTATTCAAGCCTTAACGGCAATACGGATGATGAGTTCTATAAAGAAGGCATATATGTCGGATACAGATATTTTGATTCTTTCGGAATTACTCCCGCATACTGCTTCGGATTCGGAAGATCCTATACGACTTTCTCCACAGAGGTTTTGAGCGTTACCCAGGAGGGTAATGATATCAAGGTCTGGGTAAAGGTTATGAATACCGGTAACTATCCCGGCAAGGAAGTAATCCAGGTTTATTTCTCTGCACCGGAAGGTCCTGTTGACAGACCTTATCAGGAACTCGCAGGATTTGCTAAATCTGATCTTATCTATCCCGGTGACAGCATGAATGTCGAAGTATCTTTCCCTATTGACAACTTCGCATGCTTTGATGACAGATATCCCGCAAGAGTAATTCCTGACGGTGACTATATCATCAGAGTCGGTACAAGTTCACGTGAGACAAATATCGAAGCTGTTCTGAATATCCCTGAGTTTGTTGTTCAGGAAAAGTACGACAGGATCCTGGAAGATGACGCAAGATATGTTTTCGAGGACTTGAAGAATCCCGGAACAGGAAAAGAAGTTCACCAGGCAATCGACTATGCACAGCTCTTAACATGTGAGAGGAGGTTCACTCTCAATCTGTTCCGTGTCAGAAGAAGCATCATCAGATACAGAGGTGTTTGTGAGACGCACATGGACGAGAGAAGAGATGAGGTCCTTACATTAGGTTCAGTCATCGGAAGAAATGCCGGCGTTGCTGAATTCGTAGCCCAGTTCTCTTTGGAAGAGCTCTCAGAGCTTATTGTCGGAAACTACATCAAGGACGGATTCGAGGATGTCGTCTTCTCTTCCGCCATGCATGTGCCCGGCGCTGCCGCAGAGACAACAGGACGCTTTGAAGGAAAGAGAAGATTCCCTGTCCTCGTCATGGCTGACGGCCCTGCAGGCTTAAGACTCCAGCCTCATTTCAAGGCAACAAGGAACGGCGACCTCTTAAGAGGCGGTGAGATGTTCGGTCTTATCAACAATCCGTTCCCTGAAGATACACCGGAAGATGCGATCGATTACTACCAGTACTGCACCATGATCCCTACGGCTACAGCGCTTGCCGAGACATGGAACCTGGATCTCATCGAAAAGCTCGGACGTCTCGTCGGAGAAGAGATGGAAGAGTTCGGTGTACATCTCTGGCTCGCGCCGGGAATGAATATCCACAGAAATCCTTTGTGCGGAAGAAACTTCGAGTATTATTCCGAAGATCCTTTGATTACAGGCCTTTGCGCTGCGGCTGATACGAAGGGTGTACAGTCGGTTGACGGCAAAGGCGTAACGATCAAGCACTTTGCCTGCAACAACCAGGAAGATAACAGAATGTTCAGCAACTCTCACGTGTCAGTAAGAGCTCTGCGTGACATTTACCTTAGAGGATTTGAGATTGCCGTTAAACTCTCGCAGCCTTTCTGCGTAATGGCATCTTACAATCTCCTCAACGGAATCCATACAGCAAACAATTACGAGCTGATCCAGAACGTACTCAGAGATGAGTGGGACTATGAAGGTGCTGTCATGACAGACTGGTTCTCCTCATTTGAAGATGTCGAATTCTTGGGTTATGACGAGAAGAAACTAAAGTATCCGCCGGCTTTCTCAAGACTCTGCGTATACGCAGGCTGCGACATGCAGATGCCCGGATGCGCCAAGAATGCAGAGGACATTGTTACGGCAGTTAACCACGGCAGACTTACATTGGCTGACGTTCAGTCTGCTGCCATGAATGTGGTGCGTCTTGCGATCAAATGCTTGTAA
- a CDS encoding 2-dehydro-3-deoxygluconokinase, which yields MSKYLTFGELMLRLKSPGRERFLQSPSLEATFGGGEANVAVSLANYGLDAEFLSVIPDNAIGDAAIGELRRFNVDTSKVIRTSGRMGIYYLETGANQRASKVIYDRAYSAFSLFKPEGYDWDSIYDGVKWLHISGITPAISEETKDASIIAVKEAKKRGVTVSIDLNYRKNLWKYGVEAKDVMTEMTKYADIIIANEEDCQKSLGLKCESNVEGGKLEAEDYKKLSDSLMAQFPNVKKVAITLRESKSADINFWAASLNNGSEFIVSRKYEMYDIVDRVGGGDSFAGGLIYGLNELESDKEALEFAVAASCLKHTIDGDFNRVTIDEVMKLAKGDGSGRVQR from the coding sequence CAGTCTCCTTCTTTGGAAGCGACATTCGGCGGCGGCGAAGCTAACGTTGCCGTATCACTCGCAAATTACGGACTCGATGCTGAGTTCTTATCTGTTATTCCCGACAATGCAATCGGTGATGCTGCAATCGGTGAACTTCGAAGATTCAATGTTGATACTTCCAAGGTCATCCGCACCTCAGGCAGAATGGGTATCTACTACCTTGAGACCGGTGCAAACCAGCGTGCGAGCAAGGTTATTTATGACAGGGCATATTCAGCGTTCTCGCTTTTCAAGCCCGAAGGATATGACTGGGATTCTATCTATGATGGCGTAAAGTGGCTTCACATCTCAGGTATTACTCCTGCAATATCTGAGGAGACAAAAGACGCTTCGATCATTGCTGTTAAGGAAGCGAAAAAGAGAGGCGTTACTGTCTCCATCGATCTTAACTACCGCAAGAATCTCTGGAAATATGGTGTTGAAGCAAAGGATGTCATGACTGAGATGACTAAGTATGCAGACATCATCATCGCCAACGAGGAAGACTGCCAGAAGTCTTTGGGCCTTAAGTGTGAGAGCAATGTCGAAGGTGGCAAGCTTGAGGCTGAAGATTATAAGAAATTAAGCGATTCGTTGATGGCGCAGTTCCCAAATGTTAAGAAAGTTGCGATCACTTTAAGAGAGAGCAAGAGCGCAGATATCAACTTCTGGGCAGCATCTTTGAATAACGGTTCTGAGTTTATTGTAAGCCGTAAATATGAGATGTATGACATCGTCGACAGAGTAGGCGGCGGAGACTCTTTTGCAGGCGGTCTTATCTATGGTTTGAATGAACTTGAAAGTGATAAGGAAGCACTTGAATTTGCAGTTGCTGCAAGCTGTCTTAAACATACTATTGACGGCGATTTCAACAGAGTCACGATTGATGAAGTAATGAAGCTCGCAAAAGGCGACGGATCAGGAAGAGTCCAGCGGTAA
- a CDS encoding DNA polymerase, giving the protein MADEFDKKWEAFEARCKACNNCGLRAGATNVVIYRGSRKAPLMIIGEAPGENEDIQGLPFVGRSGQLLQNLLGSYGFTNNDYHICNIAKCRPPQNRRPTPEEIHCCKPLLAEQFMMVRPKVILLCGSTAYEGFFGTKPVMHDVRGRFIEKNGYFIMTTYHPAYALRNPANKMPIYEDMGKVREKLTEIGAMPPLESVKE; this is encoded by the coding sequence ATGGCAGACGAATTTGATAAGAAATGGGAAGCGTTTGAAGCCAGATGCAAGGCGTGCAATAACTGCGGCCTCAGAGCAGGCGCTACTAATGTCGTTATATACAGGGGCAGCAGGAAGGCTCCTCTGATGATCATCGGCGAGGCTCCCGGCGAGAACGAGGATATCCAGGGACTGCCCTTTGTAGGCAGGTCCGGCCAGCTCCTCCAAAACCTTTTGGGCAGCTACGGATTTACCAATAATGACTACCATATCTGCAATATCGCCAAGTGCAGGCCGCCACAGAACAGGCGCCCGACACCCGAAGAGATCCATTGCTGCAAGCCGCTTTTGGCTGAGCAGTTCATGATGGTAAGGCCCAAGGTGATCCTCCTCTGCGGATCGACCGCTTATGAAGGATTTTTCGGCACAAAGCCCGTCATGCATGATGTTAGGGGCCGCTTTATCGAAAAGAATGGTTATTTTATTATGACAACTTATCATCCGGCATATGCTTTGAGAAACCCCGCAAATAAGATGCCGATATACGAAGATATGGGCAAGGTCCGCGAGAAATTGACCGAGATCGGAGCCATGCCTCCGTTAGAGTCTGTAAAAGAATGA
- a CDS encoding endoglucanase, with protein sequence MKKRIVSAVLAGSMLLGLASCTVATPTDPTGSITESSVETEPSETVPSIMGFNMIENGDFSSKTHEWHTYFEGGDGLMTVNDKGELQFDCKMIGIKEWSNQFYYDGFALYKNCKYEMQFDCYSNVERDLGYRIQVNGGDYHAYSEETIHVGPEVQHFDIVFTMEEATDPAPRLCFNMGKFANNSGFKEHTICFDNFDLRCIDDTGYLAGEEEGSAAKLININQVGYLPSAEKIAVLNGDAITSKASVVDTASGKSVYEGDVAAAVMNPSTGRNEARFDFSSVTAPGTYKIVAGDQESFEFKIGGDVYDEAFKASLRMFYLQRCGMELTKDLAGDFAHPACHTGEATIYGTSEKIDVSGGWHDAGDYGRYVVSGAKAAADLMLAYNLYPNAFDDALNIPESGNGIPDVLDEVKYELDWLFKMQNSEGGVYHKVTCANFPTFVMPEEETDELIVTPVSTTATADFAAVMAMASYVYADVDSAYAAKCLDAAKKAANYLEKHKSVEGTTNPKDIVTGEYGDDKDTDERIWAYAELFKATGDSAYDEKFGSLVSSGASCATDLGWQGVSAYAGYAYLSAKTKGMSYDAVLTSFKSGIADVESAAAADAYNCSLKDYPWGSNMTVANNGMYVLLYDQIQSASAGDKVARQQLNYILGTNGTGYCFLTGYGTLSPEHPHHRPSQAKKTAVPGMVAGGPNQNLEDPYAQNVIKEAPAALCYADSDQAYSLNEVTIYWNSPVVFLFAYVKSKG encoded by the coding sequence ATGAAGAAAAGGATTGTAAGTGCGGTTCTGGCAGGTTCCATGCTCTTGGGCCTGGCATCATGCACGGTTGCTACGCCCACTGATCCTACCGGATCAATTACTGAATCTTCCGTAGAAACGGAACCTTCAGAAACTGTACCGTCGATCATGGGTTTCAATATGATCGAGAACGGTGATTTTTCCAGCAAGACTCATGAATGGCATACATATTTCGAAGGCGGCGACGGCCTTATGACCGTCAATGACAAAGGTGAATTGCAGTTTGACTGCAAGATGATCGGTATCAAGGAATGGTCCAACCAGTTCTATTACGATGGTTTTGCACTCTACAAGAACTGCAAGTATGAGATGCAGTTCGACTGCTATTCGAATGTTGAGCGTGACCTGGGATACAGGATCCAGGTAAACGGCGGCGACTACCACGCATACAGTGAAGAGACTATTCACGTAGGTCCTGAAGTACAGCATTTCGATATAGTTTTCACGATGGAAGAAGCTACTGATCCGGCTCCGCGCCTTTGTTTCAATATGGGTAAATTTGCTAACAATTCAGGATTTAAGGAACACACGATTTGCTTCGATAATTTCGATTTGAGATGTATCGATGATACAGGTTATCTCGCAGGTGAAGAGGAAGGCTCAGCTGCAAAACTTATCAATATTAACCAGGTAGGTTACCTTCCTTCTGCTGAAAAGATCGCAGTACTGAACGGCGATGCGATCACATCAAAGGCTTCCGTTGTTGATACTGCATCCGGCAAGAGCGTCTATGAAGGCGATGTTGCTGCTGCAGTCATGAATCCTTCAACAGGAAGAAATGAAGCAAGATTTGATTTCTCGAGCGTTACTGCGCCCGGTACTTATAAGATCGTAGCAGGCGATCAGGAATCCTTTGAATTCAAGATCGGGGGCGATGTTTATGATGAAGCTTTCAAGGCATCACTCCGTATGTTCTACCTGCAGAGATGCGGTATGGAACTTACGAAAGACCTCGCAGGCGATTTCGCGCATCCTGCATGTCATACCGGTGAAGCAACAATCTATGGAACGAGCGAAAAGATCGACGTATCAGGCGGCTGGCATGATGCAGGCGACTACGGAAGATATGTGGTATCCGGCGCTAAGGCTGCTGCAGATCTGATGCTTGCTTATAACCTCTATCCCAATGCCTTTGACGATGCTCTTAATATTCCTGAGTCAGGTAACGGAATCCCCGATGTCCTTGACGAAGTTAAGTATGAGCTCGACTGGCTCTTCAAGATGCAGAATTCCGAAGGCGGCGTATACCACAAGGTTACATGCGCTAACTTCCCGACATTCGTAATGCCTGAAGAAGAGACCGATGAACTTATCGTAACTCCTGTTTCAACGACTGCTACAGCAGACTTTGCAGCAGTTATGGCAATGGCATCTTATGTTTATGCAGATGTTGATTCTGCATATGCAGCTAAGTGCCTTGATGCGGCAAAGAAAGCTGCAAACTATCTTGAAAAGCATAAGAGCGTAGAAGGTACAACGAATCCTAAGGACATCGTTACTGGTGAATATGGTGACGATAAGGATACCGACGAGAGAATCTGGGCTTATGCAGAACTCTTCAAGGCAACAGGCGATTCTGCTTATGACGAAAAGTTCGGCTCACTTGTTTCTTCCGGTGCTTCCTGCGCAACAGATCTCGGCTGGCAGGGCGTAAGTGCATACGCAGGTTATGCTTACCTCTCAGCTAAGACTAAGGGCATGTCCTATGATGCAGTTCTGACAAGCTTTAAGAGCGGCATCGCTGACGTAGAATCGGCTGCAGCTGCTGACGCTTATAATTGTTCTCTTAAGGATTATCCTTGGGGCAGCAACATGACTGTCGCTAATAACGGTATGTATGTTCTCCTCTATGATCAGATCCAGAGCGCTTCTGCAGGTGACAAGGTTGCAAGACAGCAGCTCAACTACATCCTCGGAACGAACGGAACAGGTTACTGCTTCCTCACAGGATACGGCACGCTCTCTCCTGAGCATCCTCACCACAGACCTTCACAGGCTAAAAAGACTGCTGTTCCGGGAATGGTAGCAGGAGGCCCTAACCAGAACCTCGAAGATCCTTATGCACAGAATGTTATCAAGGAAGCACCTGCCGCACTTTGCTATGCAGACAGCGACCAGGCTTACTCTCTGAACGAAGTAACGATCTACTGGAATTCACCTGTTGTATTCCTGTTCGCTTACGTTAAGAGTAAGGGCTGA